A region from the Vicia villosa cultivar HV-30 ecotype Madison, WI linkage group LG3, Vvil1.0, whole genome shotgun sequence genome encodes:
- the LOC131660604 gene encoding uncharacterized protein LOC131660604 isoform X5, with translation MKYLGFNSEHSQNFGSFLVVPAKSRGMKFSRNLISNNYKVMPDVQQANNVCSLGLDDSCLHLPSPSTLKRACSHGSSRIEDYPRKKRAGEIMSESKRFKAVSTAPLMEKVDAIAYPQNNMGEKYMHYSFTNSTYRLYGIGVKNPCNDKITVEQDYSCSNLSSVGSCSVISGSANEFFGDTLAGPFQDDADSLRSNPEFPDVEDVDRFSGDMLANPCQSDDNTICSDADSLDVEDADVGCTIIPKEIVAEKIHRASVGGLHALLPMAKYDART, from the exons ATGAAATATCTAGGTTTCAACAGCGAGCATTCTCAAAATTTTGGCAGTTTCTTAGTG GTACCAGCAAAGTCTAGAGGGATGAAGTTTAGCCGGAATTTGATTTCAAACAACTATAAGGTGATGCCTGATGTTCAGCAAGCTAACAATGTTTGTTCACTAGGATTGGATGACAGCTGTCTCCATCTACCCTCACCTTCAACTTTGAAAAGAGCGTGCTCTCATGGCTCATCTCGTATTGAGGATTATCCCAGAAAAAAGAGGGCTGGTGAGATTATGAGTGAGTCTAAAAGGTTCAAAGCAGTATCTACTGCTCCATTGATGGAAAAGGTAGATGCTATTGCTTACCCACAGAATAATATGGGTGAAAAATACATGCATTATTCATTCACTAATAGTACCTATCGATTATATGGAATAGGGGTGAAGAATCCTTGTAATGATAAAATCACTGTAGAACAAGATTATTCTTGTAGTAATCTGAGTTCAGTTGGAAGCTGTAGTGTAATAAGTGGTAGCGCGAATGAATTTTTTGGTGATACGTTAGCAGGTCCTTTCCAAGATGATGCAGATTCCCTTCGCAGTAATCCAGAATTTCCAGATGTTGAAGATGTTGATAGATTTTCTGGTGATATGTTAGCAAATCCTTGCCAAAGTGATGACAATACCATTTGCAGTGATGCAGATTCTCTAGATGTTGAAGATGCGGATGTAGGATGCACCATTATCCCAAAAGAGATTGTAGCTGAAAAAATCCATAG gGCCAGTGTAGGAGGCTTGCATGCCTTGCTTCCAATGGCTAAATATGATGCTAG AACATGA
- the LOC131660604 gene encoding uncharacterized protein LOC131660604 isoform X4 has translation MKYLGFNSEHSQNFGSFLVVPAKSRGMKFSRNLISNNYKVMPDVQQANNVCSLGLDDSCLHLPSPSTLKRACSHGSSRIEDYPRKKRAGEIMSESKRFKAVSTAPLMEKVDAIAYPQNNMGEKYMHYSFTNSTYRLYGIGVKNPCNDKITVEQDYSCSNLSSVGSCSVISGSANEFFGDTLAGPFQDDADSLRSNPEFPDVEDVDRFSGDMLANPCQSDDNTICSDADSLDVEDADVGCTIIPKEIVAEKIHRASVGGLHALLPMAKYDARCA, from the exons ATGAAATATCTAGGTTTCAACAGCGAGCATTCTCAAAATTTTGGCAGTTTCTTAGTG GTACCAGCAAAGTCTAGAGGGATGAAGTTTAGCCGGAATTTGATTTCAAACAACTATAAGGTGATGCCTGATGTTCAGCAAGCTAACAATGTTTGTTCACTAGGATTGGATGACAGCTGTCTCCATCTACCCTCACCTTCAACTTTGAAAAGAGCGTGCTCTCATGGCTCATCTCGTATTGAGGATTATCCCAGAAAAAAGAGGGCTGGTGAGATTATGAGTGAGTCTAAAAGGTTCAAAGCAGTATCTACTGCTCCATTGATGGAAAAGGTAGATGCTATTGCTTACCCACAGAATAATATGGGTGAAAAATACATGCATTATTCATTCACTAATAGTACCTATCGATTATATGGAATAGGGGTGAAGAATCCTTGTAATGATAAAATCACTGTAGAACAAGATTATTCTTGTAGTAATCTGAGTTCAGTTGGAAGCTGTAGTGTAATAAGTGGTAGCGCGAATGAATTTTTTGGTGATACGTTAGCAGGTCCTTTCCAAGATGATGCAGATTCCCTTCGCAGTAATCCAGAATTTCCAGATGTTGAAGATGTTGATAGATTTTCTGGTGATATGTTAGCAAATCCTTGCCAAAGTGATGACAATACCATTTGCAGTGATGCAGATTCTCTAGATGTTGAAGATGCGGATGTAGGATGCACCATTATCCCAAAAGAGATTGTAGCTGAAAAAATCCATAG gGCCAGTGTAGGAGGCTTGCATGCCTTGCTTCCAATGGCTAAATATGATGCTAG GTGTGCTTAG
- the LOC131660604 gene encoding uncharacterized protein LOC131660604 isoform X2 encodes MKYLGFNSEHSQNFGSFLVVPAKSRGMKFSRNLISNNYKVMPDVQQANNVCSLGLDDSCLHLPSPSTLKRACSHGSSRIEDYPRKKRAGEIMSESKRFKAVSTAPLMEKVDAIAYPQNNMGEKYMHYSFTNSTYRLYGIGVKNPCNDKITVEQDYSCSNLSSVGSCSVISGSANEFFGDTLAGPFQDDADSLRSNPEFPDVEDVDRFSGDMLANPCQSDDNTICSDADSLDVEDADVGCTIIPKEIVAEKIHRASVGGLHALLPMAKYDARFASSLCKLIGLLYQ; translated from the exons ATGAAATATCTAGGTTTCAACAGCGAGCATTCTCAAAATTTTGGCAGTTTCTTAGTG GTACCAGCAAAGTCTAGAGGGATGAAGTTTAGCCGGAATTTGATTTCAAACAACTATAAGGTGATGCCTGATGTTCAGCAAGCTAACAATGTTTGTTCACTAGGATTGGATGACAGCTGTCTCCATCTACCCTCACCTTCAACTTTGAAAAGAGCGTGCTCTCATGGCTCATCTCGTATTGAGGATTATCCCAGAAAAAAGAGGGCTGGTGAGATTATGAGTGAGTCTAAAAGGTTCAAAGCAGTATCTACTGCTCCATTGATGGAAAAGGTAGATGCTATTGCTTACCCACAGAATAATATGGGTGAAAAATACATGCATTATTCATTCACTAATAGTACCTATCGATTATATGGAATAGGGGTGAAGAATCCTTGTAATGATAAAATCACTGTAGAACAAGATTATTCTTGTAGTAATCTGAGTTCAGTTGGAAGCTGTAGTGTAATAAGTGGTAGCGCGAATGAATTTTTTGGTGATACGTTAGCAGGTCCTTTCCAAGATGATGCAGATTCCCTTCGCAGTAATCCAGAATTTCCAGATGTTGAAGATGTTGATAGATTTTCTGGTGATATGTTAGCAAATCCTTGCCAAAGTGATGACAATACCATTTGCAGTGATGCAGATTCTCTAGATGTTGAAGATGCGGATGTAGGATGCACCATTATCCCAAAAGAGATTGTAGCTGAAAAAATCCATAG gGCCAGTGTAGGAGGCTTGCATGCCTTGCTTCCAATGGCTAAATATGATGCTAGGTTTGCCTCTTCTCTCTGCAAATTAATTGGTCTTCTCTACCAATAA
- the LOC131660604 gene encoding uncharacterized protein LOC131660604 isoform X6, with protein sequence MKYLGFNSEHSQNFGSFLVVPAKSRGMKFSRNLISNNYKVMPDVQQANNVCSLGLDDSCLHLPSPSTLKRACSHGSSRIEDYPRKKRAGEIMSESKRFKAVSTAPLMEKVDAIAYPQNNMGEKYMHYSFTNSTYRLYGIGVKNPCNDKITVEQDYSCSNLSSVGSCSVISGSANEFFGDTLAGPFQDDADSLRSNPEFPDVEDVDRFSGDMLANPCQSDDNTICSDADSLDVEDADVGCTIIPKEIVAEKIHSII encoded by the exons ATGAAATATCTAGGTTTCAACAGCGAGCATTCTCAAAATTTTGGCAGTTTCTTAGTG GTACCAGCAAAGTCTAGAGGGATGAAGTTTAGCCGGAATTTGATTTCAAACAACTATAAGGTGATGCCTGATGTTCAGCAAGCTAACAATGTTTGTTCACTAGGATTGGATGACAGCTGTCTCCATCTACCCTCACCTTCAACTTTGAAAAGAGCGTGCTCTCATGGCTCATCTCGTATTGAGGATTATCCCAGAAAAAAGAGGGCTGGTGAGATTATGAGTGAGTCTAAAAGGTTCAAAGCAGTATCTACTGCTCCATTGATGGAAAAGGTAGATGCTATTGCTTACCCACAGAATAATATGGGTGAAAAATACATGCATTATTCATTCACTAATAGTACCTATCGATTATATGGAATAGGGGTGAAGAATCCTTGTAATGATAAAATCACTGTAGAACAAGATTATTCTTGTAGTAATCTGAGTTCAGTTGGAAGCTGTAGTGTAATAAGTGGTAGCGCGAATGAATTTTTTGGTGATACGTTAGCAGGTCCTTTCCAAGATGATGCAGATTCCCTTCGCAGTAATCCAGAATTTCCAGATGTTGAAGATGTTGATAGATTTTCTGGTGATATGTTAGCAAATCCTTGCCAAAGTGATGACAATACCATTTGCAGTGATGCAGATTCTCTAGATGTTGAAGATGCGGATGTAGGATGCACCATTATCCCAAAAGAGATTGTAGCTGAAAAAATCCATAG TATTATATAA
- the LOC131660604 gene encoding uncharacterized protein LOC131660604 isoform X3: MKFSRNLISNNYKVMPDVQQANNVCSLGLDDSCLHLPSPSTLKRACSHGSSRIEDYPRKKRAGEIMSESKRFKAVSTAPLMEKVDAIAYPQNNMGEKYMHYSFTNSTYRLYGIGVKNPCNDKITVEQDYSCSNLSSVGSCSVISGSANEFFGDTLAGPFQDDADSLRSNPEFPDVEDVDRFSGDMLANPCQSDDNTICSDADSLDVEDADVGCTIIPKEIVAEKIHRLELNAYHCTLEAMYASGPLSWEKEEVLTNLRISLNISNDEHLIGIKNLVSGVQNF; encoded by the coding sequence ATGAAGTTTAGCCGGAATTTGATTTCAAACAACTATAAGGTGATGCCTGATGTTCAGCAAGCTAACAATGTTTGTTCACTAGGATTGGATGACAGCTGTCTCCATCTACCCTCACCTTCAACTTTGAAAAGAGCGTGCTCTCATGGCTCATCTCGTATTGAGGATTATCCCAGAAAAAAGAGGGCTGGTGAGATTATGAGTGAGTCTAAAAGGTTCAAAGCAGTATCTACTGCTCCATTGATGGAAAAGGTAGATGCTATTGCTTACCCACAGAATAATATGGGTGAAAAATACATGCATTATTCATTCACTAATAGTACCTATCGATTATATGGAATAGGGGTGAAGAATCCTTGTAATGATAAAATCACTGTAGAACAAGATTATTCTTGTAGTAATCTGAGTTCAGTTGGAAGCTGTAGTGTAATAAGTGGTAGCGCGAATGAATTTTTTGGTGATACGTTAGCAGGTCCTTTCCAAGATGATGCAGATTCCCTTCGCAGTAATCCAGAATTTCCAGATGTTGAAGATGTTGATAGATTTTCTGGTGATATGTTAGCAAATCCTTGCCAAAGTGATGACAATACCATTTGCAGTGATGCAGATTCTCTAGATGTTGAAGATGCGGATGTAGGATGCACCATTATCCCAAAAGAGATTGTAGCTGAAAAAATCCATAGGTTAGAGTTGAATGCTTATCACTGTACCTTAGAGGCAATGTATGCTTCCGGTCCTTTAAGTTGGGAAAAAGAAGAAGTATTGACTAATCTTCGTATTTCACTCAATATCTCAAACGATGAACATTTGATAGGGATAAAGAACTTAGTTTCCGGTGTTCAAAATTTTTAA
- the LOC131660604 gene encoding uncharacterized protein LOC131660604 isoform X1 translates to MKYLGFNSEHSQNFGSFLVVPAKSRGMKFSRNLISNNYKVMPDVQQANNVCSLGLDDSCLHLPSPSTLKRACSHGSSRIEDYPRKKRAGEIMSESKRFKAVSTAPLMEKVDAIAYPQNNMGEKYMHYSFTNSTYRLYGIGVKNPCNDKITVEQDYSCSNLSSVGSCSVISGSANEFFGDTLAGPFQDDADSLRSNPEFPDVEDVDRFSGDMLANPCQSDDNTICSDADSLDVEDADVGCTIIPKEIVAEKIHRLELNAYHCTLEAMYASGPLSWEKEEVLTNLRISLNISNDEHLIGIKNLVSGVQNF, encoded by the exons ATGAAATATCTAGGTTTCAACAGCGAGCATTCTCAAAATTTTGGCAGTTTCTTAGTG GTACCAGCAAAGTCTAGAGGGATGAAGTTTAGCCGGAATTTGATTTCAAACAACTATAAGGTGATGCCTGATGTTCAGCAAGCTAACAATGTTTGTTCACTAGGATTGGATGACAGCTGTCTCCATCTACCCTCACCTTCAACTTTGAAAAGAGCGTGCTCTCATGGCTCATCTCGTATTGAGGATTATCCCAGAAAAAAGAGGGCTGGTGAGATTATGAGTGAGTCTAAAAGGTTCAAAGCAGTATCTACTGCTCCATTGATGGAAAAGGTAGATGCTATTGCTTACCCACAGAATAATATGGGTGAAAAATACATGCATTATTCATTCACTAATAGTACCTATCGATTATATGGAATAGGGGTGAAGAATCCTTGTAATGATAAAATCACTGTAGAACAAGATTATTCTTGTAGTAATCTGAGTTCAGTTGGAAGCTGTAGTGTAATAAGTGGTAGCGCGAATGAATTTTTTGGTGATACGTTAGCAGGTCCTTTCCAAGATGATGCAGATTCCCTTCGCAGTAATCCAGAATTTCCAGATGTTGAAGATGTTGATAGATTTTCTGGTGATATGTTAGCAAATCCTTGCCAAAGTGATGACAATACCATTTGCAGTGATGCAGATTCTCTAGATGTTGAAGATGCGGATGTAGGATGCACCATTATCCCAAAAGAGATTGTAGCTGAAAAAATCCATAGGTTAGAGTTGAATGCTTATCACTGTACCTTAGAGGCAATGTATGCTTCCGGTCCTTTAAGTTGGGAAAAAGAAGAAGTATTGACTAATCTTCGTATTTCACTCAATATCTCAAACGATGAACATTTGATAGGGATAAAGAACTTAGTTTCCGGTGTTCAAAATTTTTAA